A genomic region of Bactrocera dorsalis isolate Fly_Bdor chromosome 3, ASM2337382v1, whole genome shotgun sequence contains the following coding sequences:
- the LOC105230142 gene encoding uncharacterized protein LOC105230142: MILYPEYHYDGDCGVAKFFMRLSGWVFNAFVLAELPKGYVENGDFGPRVAKYDWLELLAKFPLLIVLLVIAALTTLFWLFWLCCTVRGLQKSAKKRHRCCLYFNTFLLLLLLLPLAIGLYLTFRTNFLLRRSKDDSKIFRDTAKSALDDEDANFMNQAVYEANPTPISIEMNKVITDEFADWQQTIAQTGQINFEKLKYLYSNRDFYLTALQSLRDYAYELVILGIEMDDLLRTVVREAFAFLQANVKNTSLVENKMLQRERINVWHLNSVYTQYSHSYEYLEYLLKAYENLSLLQKSIAESTLSADKSENGLFVPPTLRQLPRTYMDYRSSTEHPQILNPILYLAMAMFFVTAALAYILLMALGFGICRYYARANCMLKIFFFLNILTIPVLAFLTVLHFLPAMVLHTGICHENDLRGSSYRIAESWRCDPVNNIVANGVYDYEYADLSSTEQMRDNILPKVERMLPKHIIYQDNYTNNYQVMVEFPQKKWYEIDVQGLITNEDYTSYAGYVKEYTKKNTTGADIFSCKLKSIPNGVRTDLYAKTFVPNATELYEVLTKLKQHAQPKGYENFTKLLESAQSELVVFEKLYVLSKDKFLTTLSEKLDKKLKTLQNRPVACYRGQRSAMNESSNCGCLEDLLMLYAIGSALLVFTLFFTMLLSLLLYKLYKRGPPIFACPQPPKPDGCLCAPVAVSGSPCVQTAGTAVQSTTDGRDCALPQTGVNCGGAHAGTPLINTVNFIPPVMGAFGCQQNLPMIYPTNFQQSSPQMCAGTSQRNPPQMCAGTCQRNPPEMRATSGQRSTTQMCGTSCQRSSTHMCSSSRKDSVILPLPCRSRTQTNCVGAEAQLVGGGRTNDKTVTVMVFQGPKDRQPLVTYPPPPKLEKK; the protein is encoded by the exons atgattttgtaTCCCGAATATCATTACGATGGCGATTGTGGTGTAGCGAAGTTTTTTATGCGGCTCTCCGGTTGGGTCTTCAATGCATTTGTGCTTGCAGAGCTACCAAAGGGTTATGTTGAGAATGGTGATTTCGGCCCGCGTGTTGCAAAATATGATTGGTTAGAGTTGCTGGCGAAGTTTCCATTGCTGATCGTACTATTGGTCATTGCGGCGTTAACGACGCTTTTTTG GCTCTTTTGGCTGTGCTGTACTGTCAGGGGTCTACAAAAATCTGCAAAGAAGCGACATCGTTGCTGTCTTTACTTCAACACGTtcctgttgttgcttttattgttgccaCTGGC CATTGGCTTGTATTTGACTTTTCGTACGAATTTTTTACTACGCAGAAGCAAAGatgattctaaaatttttagggATACAGCCAAATCAGCATTAGATGATGAGGATGCAAATTTTATGAATCAGGCGGTATATGAAGCTAATCCCACACCGATTTCTATAGAAATGAACAAAGTGATAACGGACG AATTCGCCGATTGGCAGCAGACAATAGCCCAGACCGGGcagataaattttgaaaaacttaaatatttatatagtaataGAGACTTTTATTTAACTGCTCTGCAATCACTGAGAGATTACGCTTATGAGTTGGTAATACTCGGCATAGAAATGGATGATC TACTTCGCACAGTTGTGCGAGAAGCCTTCGCATTTCTACAAGCAAATGTCAAAAATACGTCCTTAGTAGAAAACAAAATGCTGCAAAGAGAGCGCATAAACGTGTGGCAC tTAAATTCAGTCTATACGCAATACTCACACTCATATGAATACTTGGAGTACCTATTGAAGGCATATGAGAATCTCTCACTCCTGCAAAAGTCTATAGCGGAGAGCACACTGAGTGCAGATAAGAGTGAAAATGGTTTATTCGTGC CGCCCACTTTACGACAGCTTCCAAGGACATACATGGACTACAGATCATCTACGGAACACCCACAAATCCTGAATCCCATTCTGTATCTAGCGATGGCTATGTTTTTTGTGACAGCTGCC CTTGCTTACATTTTACTAATGGCACTCGGTTTCGGAATTTGCCGTTACTATGCGCGTGCGAATTGTATGCTTAAAAT CTTTTTTTTCCTCAACATATTGACCATACCTGTACTAGCCTTTCTAACAGTCTTACATTTCCTGCCCGCCATGGTATTGCATACGGGAATTTGTCACGAGAATGATCTTCG GGGAAGCTCTTATCGCATCGCTGAGTCCTGGCGCTGCGATCCAGTCAATAATATCGTTGCCAACGGAGTTTACGACTATGAATATGCGGACCTGTCGAGCACTGAGCAAATGCGAGATAATATTTTACCGAAAGTCGAACGCATGCTACCAAAGCATATTATTTATCAAGACAATTACACGAATAACTACCAAGTTATGGTGGAATTCCCTCAAAAGAAGTGGTACGAAATTGACGTGCAAGGTCTCATAACTAACGAAGACTATACGAGCTACGCAGGTTACGTAAAAGAGTACACCAAAAAGAATACAACCGGCGCGGACATATTTTCATGCAAACTAAAATCTATACCAAATGGCGTCAGGACAGACTTGTATGCTAAAACATTTGTACCTAACGCTACAGAACTGTACGAAGTGCTAACCAAGCTCAAGCAACATGCACAGCCTAAGGGTTACGAgaattttacaaaacttttgGAGAGTGCTCAAAGTGAGTTGGTTGTCTtcgaaaagttgtatgtgctgTCGAAAGATAAATTCTTGACTACATTGAGCGAAAAGCTGgataaaaagttgaaaactctacagaatcggcCAGTAGCCTGCTATCGCGGTCAACGTAGTGCGATGAATGAGTCTTCAAATTGCGGTTGTCTAGAAGATTTGCTG atgctCTACGCTATCGGCAGTGCCTTGTTAGTTTTCACATTATTTTTCACTATGCTACTTAGCCTGTTGCTGTACAAACTCTACAAACGCGGGCCACCGATATTTGCTTGTCCCCAACCACCAAAACCAGATGGTTGCTTGTGTGCGCCAGTAGCAGTAAGTGGATCGCCATGTGTGCAAACTGCAGGAACTGCTGTACAATCTACGACAGATGGCAGAGATTGTGCTCTCCCCCAAACGGGCGTGAACTGTGGTGGAGCGCATGCCGGTACACCTCTCATTAATACCGTAAACTTTATACCGCCAGTGATGGGCGCCTTTGGCTGTCAACAGAATCTTCCAATGATATATCCAACAAACTTTCAACAGAGTTCACCACAGATGTGTGCAGGAACTAGTCAACGAAATCCACCACAAATGTGTGCAGGAACTTGTCAACGAAATCCACCAGAGATGCGTGCAACAAGTGGTCAACGGAGCACAACACAGATGTGTGGAACAAGCTGTCAACGGAGCTCAACACATATGTGCAGTAGCAGTCGAAAAGATAGCGTTATTTTGCCCTTGCCATGTCGTAGCAGAACGCAAACGAATTGCGTCGGTGCGGAAGCGCAATTGGTAGGTGGTGGCAGAACAAATGACAAAACAGTAACCGTAATGGTTTTTCAAGGACCCAAGGATCGTCAgccgttggtcacatatccacCGCCGCCAAAATtggaaaagaaataa
- the LOC105230143 gene encoding uncharacterized protein LOC105230143 isoform X2 has translation MKLSEFKTLPVVPYTSVDICGLPFSIQAIIQAFATKEALSLPRSLTQEYMNCSGLGYKLLSNDWRDYVEEFPWLIGILIYTALLPILCLIWCIFQFRPKRKRRFERPPVPSWRYILSTLLFLLKILYSFFIWFTYTSYQNHPTRSYREPDSNVNMVKMLYDQTLDVIDHISTENIEVVQEFMKKLADEMITSLNSSAPEIVKNPAGSMLMDIYSDSVAMQPILKEMRKDMQSLLADIMQLTDLTKFLHRNTTTLLLMNNISDPTYVNLVANELSGNEHKIVTLLNIERVLSNIEDIVEMSMELPSMSQAFSKSLKDQHSYYRSVFTNKWAEKVNEMNANYLEIIKAVKKLRSEVPRDVMIHLPNDIYSYQLFFLIIAIMISVLCWMQLCYAMYHAVFMRFKKRKYILVSIVIFICITSIILCLIASLSFFLGASFFNFRQDTTTLDNPCGLSSKSYCDSQNKILTLLAESAFGPDAETYKAMQLQNQRTFEALRAALPSVAGISNILQMLQYADFSGTVFNSGDMFNVVKQEMNMENWYAACEQLSTHVPTVVEATPDNETAYYERMLACNLHLMKTQVFETLIAKHIVENVNGLAKHAERLAAKMPAVNLSTLLRKSLSEMRILHDYFELEFKELLDIEMRQLLMDFDLEMMLYTSHVAFMPTCSDFKLSSVGIPRQLYECIESCLHGFWIGAFSILILLLPILIICMLLEYLYDRYPYSTQSGASNRHHPMTLQRLPAAQRPSVRLRQTMNP, from the exons atgaaattatCCGAATTTAAAACATTACCCGTTGTGCCCTACACCAGCGTGGACATCTGTGGCCTGCCCTTCTCGATACAGGCTATCATACAGGCTTTTGCGACCAAAGAAGCATTAAGCCTGCCACGAAGTCTCACACAAG AATACATGAACTGCTCAGGCTTGGGCTACAAACTGCTTAGTAACGATTGGCGTGATTATGTTGAAGAATTTCCTTGGTTGATTGGGATACTCATTTATACAGCGCTACTGCCAATTTTGTGTCTCATCTGGTGCATCTTTCAATTTCGGCCAAAGAGAAAACGACGCTTTGAAAGACCACCCGTGCCTTCTTGGCGCTATATACTGTCGACTTTGctatttttactgaaaatactTTACAG CTTCTTTATATGGTTCACTTATACCTCGTATCAAAACCATCCGACAAGAAGCTATCGCGAACCAGACAGTAATGTTAATATGGTGAAAATGCTCTACGATCAGACTTTAGATGTCATCGATCATATATCCACGGAAAACATCGAAGTCGTGCAAGAGTTCATGAAGAAGTTGGCTGACG AAATGATAACCAGTCTCAACTCATCAGCGCCGGAAATAGTAAAGAACCCCGCTGGTAGTATGCTTATGGACATCTACTCAGACAGTGTAGCCATGCAGCCAATCTTAAAGGAAATGCGGAAGGATATGCAGAGCCTACTTGCAGATATTATGCAGCTAACAGACC TCACGAAATTTCTCCATCGGAATACTACGACATTGTTGCTTATGAACAATATCTCGGACCCAACTTATGTGAATCTTGTTGCCAATGAGCTCAGCGGGAATGAGCACAAAATTGTTACG TTACTCAATATCGAGCGTGTATTATCCAACATAGAAGACATTGTTGAAATGTCAATGGAGTTGCCAAGTATGTCGCAAGCTTTCTCGAAAAGCTTAAAGGACCAACACAGTTATTACAGATCGGTTTTCACGAATAAGTGGGCGGAAAAAG TAAATGAAATGAATGCCAATTATTTGGAAATTATCAAGGCAGTGAAGAAACTTCGTTCGGAAGTACCACGAGATGTTATGATACATTTACCGAATGatatatattcatatcaattgttTTTTCTAATCATCGCTATAATG ATATCTGTGCTGTGTTGGATGCAACTCTGTTATGCTATGTATCATGCGGTCTTTATGCGCttcaaaaagagaaaatatattCTAGTGAG TATCGTTATTTTCATCTGCATTACGTCCATAATACTCTGTCTAATAGCAAGTCTGAGCTTCTTTCTGGGCGCATCgtttttcaatttcaggcaaGATAC CACCACACTCGACAACCCTTGCGGTTTGAGCTCCAAATCTTATTGCGACTCTCAAAATAAAATACTCACTCTGCTCGCTGAGAGCGCTTTTGGCCCAGATGCAGAGACATACAAAGCTATGCAACTTCAAAACCAGCGTACTTTCGAGGCACTACGTGCGGCCTTACCTAGCGTCGCGGGCATTTCGAATATACTGCAAATGCTGCAGTATGCAGATTTCAGCGGAACTGTCTTCAATTCGGGCGACATGTTTAATGTTGTAAAACAAGAGATGAATATGGAGAATTGGTATGCGGCCTGTGAGCAGCTGAGCACGCACGTACCCACTGTTGTTGAGGCAACACCGGACAATGAAACTGCGTATTACGAGCGGATGCTGGCCTGCAACTTGCATCTAATGAAAACGCAGGTCTTTGAAACGTTGATTGCGAAGCATATAGTTGAAAATGTGAATGGACTAGCGAAACATGCGGAACGCCTTGCCGCCAAAATGCCGGCGGTAAATTTGAGCACTCTCCTACGTAAGAGTCTCAGCGAGATGCGTATTTTACATGATTACTTCGAGTTGGAGTTTAAGGAATTGCTCGATATTGAAATGAGGCAACTGCTAATggattttgatttggaaatgaTGTTATATACGAGTCATGTCGCCTTTATGCCAACTTGTAGTGACTTCAAACTATCAAGTGTTGGTATACCGCGACAGCTGTACGAATGCATCGAGAGTTGTTTG CACGGTTTCTGGATTGGCGCTTTCAGCATACTCATACTACTCTTACCGATACTGATCATCTGTATGCTGCTCGAATACCTCTACGACAGATATCCTTATTCGACGCAAAGCGGTGCTAGTA ATCGTCACCACCCGATGACACTGCAACGCCTACCAGCAGCACAACGGCCGTCAGTGAGGCTGCGCCAGACAATGAACCCGTAA
- the LOC105230143 gene encoding uncharacterized protein LOC105230143 isoform X1 yields MKLSEFKTLPVVPYTSVDICGLPFSIQAIIQAFATKEALSLPRSLTQEYMNCSGLGYKLLSNDWRDYVEEFPWLIGILIYTALLPILCLIWCIFQFRPKRKRRFERPPVPSWRYILSTLLFLLKILYSFFIWFTYTSYQNHPTRSYREPDSNVNMVKMLYDQTLDVIDHISTENIEVVQEFMKKLADEMITSLNSSAPEIVKNPAGSMLMDIYSDSVAMQPILKEMRKDMQSLLADIMQLTDLTKFLHRNTTTLLLMNNISDPTYVNLVANELSGNEHKIVTLLNIERVLSNIEDIVEMSMELPSMSQAFSKSLKDQHSYYRSVFTNKWAEKVNEMNANYLEIIKAVKKLRSEVPRDVMIHLPNDIYSYQLFFLIIAIMISVLCWMQLCYAMYHAVFMRFKKRKYILVSIVIFICITSIILCLIASLSFFLGASFFNFRQDTTTLDNPCGLSSKSYCDSQNKILTLLAESAFGPDAETYKAMQLQNQRTFEALRAALPSVAGISNILQMLQYADFSGTVFNSGDMFNVVKQEMNMENWYAACEQLSTHVPTVVEATPDNETAYYERMLACNLHLMKTQVFETLIAKHIVENVNGLAKHAERLAAKMPAVNLSTLLRKSLSEMRILHDYFELEFKELLDIEMRQLLMDFDLEMMLYTSHVAFMPTCSDFKLSSVGIPRQLYECIESCLHGFWIGAFSILILLLPILIICMLLEYLYDRYPYSTQSGASSRSSPPDDTATPTSSTTAVSEAAPDNEPVNETVDEPSQPKSNWRDKFGARLRNAHVTFKTPSTSSDANKGSGAQRSSTAKIRDLIYSILSSAPTVAPTVEPKVSGGTATTSEESSETELA; encoded by the exons atgaaattatCCGAATTTAAAACATTACCCGTTGTGCCCTACACCAGCGTGGACATCTGTGGCCTGCCCTTCTCGATACAGGCTATCATACAGGCTTTTGCGACCAAAGAAGCATTAAGCCTGCCACGAAGTCTCACACAAG AATACATGAACTGCTCAGGCTTGGGCTACAAACTGCTTAGTAACGATTGGCGTGATTATGTTGAAGAATTTCCTTGGTTGATTGGGATACTCATTTATACAGCGCTACTGCCAATTTTGTGTCTCATCTGGTGCATCTTTCAATTTCGGCCAAAGAGAAAACGACGCTTTGAAAGACCACCCGTGCCTTCTTGGCGCTATATACTGTCGACTTTGctatttttactgaaaatactTTACAG CTTCTTTATATGGTTCACTTATACCTCGTATCAAAACCATCCGACAAGAAGCTATCGCGAACCAGACAGTAATGTTAATATGGTGAAAATGCTCTACGATCAGACTTTAGATGTCATCGATCATATATCCACGGAAAACATCGAAGTCGTGCAAGAGTTCATGAAGAAGTTGGCTGACG AAATGATAACCAGTCTCAACTCATCAGCGCCGGAAATAGTAAAGAACCCCGCTGGTAGTATGCTTATGGACATCTACTCAGACAGTGTAGCCATGCAGCCAATCTTAAAGGAAATGCGGAAGGATATGCAGAGCCTACTTGCAGATATTATGCAGCTAACAGACC TCACGAAATTTCTCCATCGGAATACTACGACATTGTTGCTTATGAACAATATCTCGGACCCAACTTATGTGAATCTTGTTGCCAATGAGCTCAGCGGGAATGAGCACAAAATTGTTACG TTACTCAATATCGAGCGTGTATTATCCAACATAGAAGACATTGTTGAAATGTCAATGGAGTTGCCAAGTATGTCGCAAGCTTTCTCGAAAAGCTTAAAGGACCAACACAGTTATTACAGATCGGTTTTCACGAATAAGTGGGCGGAAAAAG TAAATGAAATGAATGCCAATTATTTGGAAATTATCAAGGCAGTGAAGAAACTTCGTTCGGAAGTACCACGAGATGTTATGATACATTTACCGAATGatatatattcatatcaattgttTTTTCTAATCATCGCTATAATG ATATCTGTGCTGTGTTGGATGCAACTCTGTTATGCTATGTATCATGCGGTCTTTATGCGCttcaaaaagagaaaatatattCTAGTGAG TATCGTTATTTTCATCTGCATTACGTCCATAATACTCTGTCTAATAGCAAGTCTGAGCTTCTTTCTGGGCGCATCgtttttcaatttcaggcaaGATAC CACCACACTCGACAACCCTTGCGGTTTGAGCTCCAAATCTTATTGCGACTCTCAAAATAAAATACTCACTCTGCTCGCTGAGAGCGCTTTTGGCCCAGATGCAGAGACATACAAAGCTATGCAACTTCAAAACCAGCGTACTTTCGAGGCACTACGTGCGGCCTTACCTAGCGTCGCGGGCATTTCGAATATACTGCAAATGCTGCAGTATGCAGATTTCAGCGGAACTGTCTTCAATTCGGGCGACATGTTTAATGTTGTAAAACAAGAGATGAATATGGAGAATTGGTATGCGGCCTGTGAGCAGCTGAGCACGCACGTACCCACTGTTGTTGAGGCAACACCGGACAATGAAACTGCGTATTACGAGCGGATGCTGGCCTGCAACTTGCATCTAATGAAAACGCAGGTCTTTGAAACGTTGATTGCGAAGCATATAGTTGAAAATGTGAATGGACTAGCGAAACATGCGGAACGCCTTGCCGCCAAAATGCCGGCGGTAAATTTGAGCACTCTCCTACGTAAGAGTCTCAGCGAGATGCGTATTTTACATGATTACTTCGAGTTGGAGTTTAAGGAATTGCTCGATATTGAAATGAGGCAACTGCTAATggattttgatttggaaatgaTGTTATATACGAGTCATGTCGCCTTTATGCCAACTTGTAGTGACTTCAAACTATCAAGTGTTGGTATACCGCGACAGCTGTACGAATGCATCGAGAGTTGTTTG CACGGTTTCTGGATTGGCGCTTTCAGCATACTCATACTACTCTTACCGATACTGATCATCTGTATGCTGCTCGAATACCTCTACGACAGATATCCTTATTCGACGCAAAGCGGTGCTAGTAGTAG ATCGTCACCACCCGATGACACTGCAACGCCTACCAGCAGCACAACGGCCGTCAGTGAGGCTGCGCCAGACAATGAACCCGTAAACGAAACAGTAGACGAACCGAGTCAGCCTAAAAGTAATTGGCGAGATAAATTTGGCGCGCGGCTCAGAAACGCACATGTTACCTTTAAGACACCATCAACGTCTAGCGATGCGAATAAGGGGTCAGGTGCTCAGCGTTCCAGCACGGCGAAGATCAGAGATTTAATTTATTCGATTTTGAGTTCGGCGCCGACGGTGGCACCAACAGTAGAGCCCAAAGTAAGCGGTGGTACGGCTACAACATCCGAGGAGTCCAGCGAGACTGAGCTTGCTTAA